A region of Toxorhynchites rutilus septentrionalis strain SRP chromosome 1, ASM2978413v1, whole genome shotgun sequence DNA encodes the following proteins:
- the LOC129761350 gene encoding uncharacterized protein LOC129761350: MRHFLSNKVEVLRGIGEVADAESKNLSLERAGIVESVLGMKWLPGDDVFTYSFVMRDDLKRILEEDHVPTKPEVVKVVMTLFDPLGLIAFFLVHGKILIQDIWARGIGWDDAIPNDLYERWRTWTNLFPELDLLRIPRCYFRSALPENVNNLQIHIFCDASEVAFSCAANFRVKLDGEIQVAFIGSKTKVAPLKTISIPRLELNAAVLGTRFLETLQSYHSLPVSRRFLWSDSSTVLSWICSEHRRYNKFIAVRVGEILSSTNQIEWRWIPTKLNIADQATKWNSGPRLSTENPWFRGPNFLYEEEGSWPIQRLVAPTTEELRSDAIILCHHTPRLDIPIDVSRFNSWTRIQRTVAFVLRYVDNCRRRKRHESLQLGVLTQDELKRAEELLWKVAQKEVFAEELSILAKSQGPPEKRHCTVSRSSSIYKTWPFMDDRGILRMRGRIGMAPYIPKEAKFPAILPRNHPITFLIIDWYHRRFNHANRETVVNEIRQRFEIPKLR; the protein is encoded by the coding sequence ATGCGACACTTCTTGTCCAATAAGGTAGAGGTCCTACGTGGTATCGGCGAAGTTGCAGACGCAGAAAGCAAGAACCTGTCGTTGGAAAGAGCTGGGATTGTTGAATCGGTACTTGGAATGAAATGGCTACCAGGAGACGACGTTTTCACCTACTCCTTCGTTATGAGAGACGATCTCAAGCGGATATTGGAGGAGGACCATGTTCCAACGAAGCCCGAAGTTGTTAAAGTGGTGATGACATTATTTGATCCCCTGGGACTTATCGCATTTTTTCTCGTTCATGGGAAAATCCTGATTCAGGACATTTGGGCCAGAGGAATCGGATGGGACGACGCCATTCCGAACGATCTATATGAACGCTGGCGTACTTGGACGAACCTTTTTCCGGAACTGGACTTACTTCGTATTCCACGATGTTATTTTCGGTCGGCTCTTCCTGAAAACGTAAACAACCTACAGATTCATATTTTTTGTGATGCCAGCGAAGTGGCGTTCTCATGTGCTGCTAACTTTCGTGTAAAATTAGACGGTGAAATACAGGTGGCATTCATCGGATCCAAGACTAAGGTTGCTCCACTCAAAACGATTTCGATTCCCCGGCTCGAGCTGAATGCCGCCGTGCTCGGAACTCGCTTTCTGGAAACTCTACAAAGCTATCACAGTCTACCAGTTTCCCGGAGATTTCTCTGGAGCGATTCGAGTACCGTCCTCTCGTGGATTTGTTCTGAGCATCGCCGGTACAATAAGTTTATTGCCGTCCGCGTCGGTGAAATCTTATCAAGCACAAATCAAATAGAGTGGAGATGGATCCCCACGAAGCTTAACATCGCCGATCAAGCAACAAAGTGGAATAGTGGACCACGGCTTTCGACAGAGAATCCTTGGTTTCGAGGACCAAATTTTCTGTACGAAGAAGAAGGCTCATGGCCAATACAGCGTTTAGTTGCTCCGACTACAGAAGAGCTCCGCTCAGATGCCATCATTTTGTGCCACCACACACCGCGGTTGGATATCCCAATCGATGTATCCCGGTTCAATTCGTGGACTAGGATTCAACGAACGGTAGCATTCGTGCTCCGCTACGTGGATAACTGTCGTCGAAGGAAAAGACACGAGAGTCTGCAACTGGGAGTTCTCACTCAGGACGAACTGAAGCGAGCTGAAGAACTACTGTGGAAGGTCGCTCAAAAGGAGGTATTcgcggaagaattgtcaattcTCGCTAAGTCACAGGGACCTCCAGAGAAACGACACTGTACAGTGTCCAGATCCAGTTCTATTTACAAGACATGGCCATTCATGGACGATCGTGGGATCTTGAGAATGCGTGGCAGAATCGGTATGGCTCCTTACATACCAAAAGAAGCTAAATTTCCCGCAATCTTGCCGAGAAATCACCCAATAACATTTCTGATAATTGACTGGTATCACCGTCGCTTTAACCATGCAAATCGGGAAACAGTCGTGAACGAGATCCGTCAACGATTTGAGATTCCGAAGCTTAGATAA